In Kineococcus mangrovi, a single genomic region encodes these proteins:
- the hemC gene encoding hydroxymethylbilane synthase produces the protein MTRALRLGTRRSALATTQSSWVADALRRNGSEVDLVEVTTHGDVNHAPLAQIGGTGVFVSALRDALLAGEVDLAVHSLKDLPTAPAGGLALAAVPEREDARDALVASAGRTLAQLPAGARVGTGSPRRQALLTALRPDLRVVAIRGNIDTRLGFVASGELDAVVLAAAGLARIGRADEVTEFFAPGTFVPAPGQGALAVECRAHDDEVRAVLARIDVPAVRRAVAAERQVLASLEAGCSAPVGAYADGDVLHVAVQDAAGALVRRTRSFATVADEPSARTLGADVARDLLTHELPGSSDSGRRPESPPASRPGAPAAARSDGPQVSSENHPQDRPDDGPRPDPESGS, from the coding sequence GTGACGCGTGCGCTCCGGCTCGGCACCCGCCGCAGCGCCCTGGCCACCACCCAGAGCTCGTGGGTCGCCGACGCGCTGCGCCGCAACGGGTCCGAGGTCGACCTCGTCGAGGTGACGACCCACGGCGACGTCAACCACGCGCCCCTGGCCCAGATCGGCGGCACGGGCGTCTTCGTCTCCGCCCTGCGCGACGCGCTGCTCGCCGGCGAGGTCGACCTCGCCGTGCACTCCCTCAAGGACCTGCCCACGGCCCCCGCCGGCGGGCTCGCCCTGGCCGCCGTCCCCGAGCGGGAGGACGCGCGGGACGCCCTCGTGGCCTCCGCCGGCCGGACGCTGGCGCAGCTGCCCGCCGGGGCCCGCGTCGGCACCGGCTCGCCGCGCCGCCAGGCGCTGCTCACGGCGCTGCGACCGGACCTGCGGGTCGTCGCGATCCGCGGCAACATCGACACCCGCCTGGGCTTCGTCGCCTCCGGCGAGCTCGACGCGGTCGTCCTCGCCGCGGCCGGTCTGGCGCGCATCGGCCGCGCGGACGAGGTCACCGAGTTCTTCGCCCCCGGCACGTTCGTCCCGGCGCCCGGCCAGGGCGCGCTCGCCGTGGAGTGCCGGGCCCACGACGACGAGGTGCGCGCGGTGCTCGCCCGGATCGACGTCCCCGCCGTCCGCCGCGCCGTCGCCGCCGAGCGCCAGGTGCTCGCCTCGCTGGAGGCCGGCTGCTCCGCACCGGTCGGGGCCTACGCCGACGGTGACGTGCTGCACGTCGCCGTCCAGGACGCCGCCGGCGCCCTCGTGCGCCGCACCCGGTCGTTCGCGACTGTCGCCGACGAGCCCTCGGCGCGTACGTTGGGGGCCGACGTCGCCCGCGACCTGCTGACCCACGAGCTCCCGGGGTCCTCGGACAGCGGTCGTCGTCCCGAGAGCCCCCCCGCGTCCAGACCCGGTGCGCCCGCCGCAGCCCGCAGCGACGGACCGCAGGTCTCGTCGGAGAACCACCCCCAGGACCGTCCGGACGACGGTCCACGTCCCGATCCGGAGAGTGGCTCGTGA
- a CDS encoding uroporphyrinogen-III synthase, producing the protein MTNSPRVADPEQVPVDAVAAAPEVSVLPDVVDAKKSRDEVPAQPRSKRTPSKGSVRKDKVGDKDRATKAEKELGHVSFVGAGPGDPGLLTVRAVDLLRTADVVVLDQDSREDLVARFGRTGVEVLDAGFGDDGQPLTRAARAKLVVRAAKAGGRVVRLMDGDPSTFTGLVDEVAACRKSGIGFDVVPGVSAVNAVPAYAGVPMTTTSTSSVNVVHPAGRTLDWSRHADADATVVVLGTGDDIAAAARGLLAAGRSPATPVALTSHGTTTTQTTTTATLGTLEAAATVLDGSPTTAVLGEVVALREQGSWYETKPLFGWRVLVPRTKEQAGAITTRLSDHGATAEVVPTISVEPPRTPQQMEKAVKGLVTGRYEWIGFTSVNAVRAVREKFTEYGLDARAFSGLKVAAVGGVTAEALREWGIEPDLLPETEQSAAGLLEAWPPYDEVLDPIDRVFLPRADIATDTLVAGLQENGWEVDDVTAYRTVRAAPPAAPVRDAIKTGAFDAVVFTSSSTVRNLVGIAGKPHPSTVVACIGPATAKTAEEHGLRVDVLAAEPSAGALVEALAAYGQGLRAGALEAGEPVLRPSQKKSSARRRAR; encoded by the coding sequence ATGACGAACAGCCCCCGCGTCGCCGACCCGGAGCAGGTGCCGGTCGACGCGGTGGCGGCGGCCCCCGAGGTGAGCGTCCTGCCCGACGTGGTCGACGCGAAGAAGAGCCGCGACGAGGTGCCCGCCCAGCCCCGCTCGAAGAGGACGCCGTCGAAGGGGTCGGTCCGCAAGGACAAGGTCGGCGACAAGGACCGCGCCACCAAGGCCGAGAAGGAGCTCGGGCACGTCTCCTTCGTCGGGGCCGGCCCCGGCGACCCCGGGCTGCTCACCGTGCGCGCCGTGGACCTGCTGCGCACCGCCGACGTGGTCGTCCTCGACCAGGACAGCCGCGAGGACCTCGTGGCCCGCTTCGGCCGCACCGGCGTCGAGGTGCTCGACGCCGGGTTCGGCGACGACGGCCAGCCCCTGACCCGCGCCGCGCGCGCCAAGCTCGTCGTGCGGGCGGCCAAGGCCGGTGGCCGCGTCGTGCGCCTCATGGACGGCGACCCCTCGACGTTCACGGGCCTCGTCGACGAGGTGGCGGCCTGCCGCAAGTCCGGGATCGGCTTCGACGTCGTTCCCGGCGTCTCGGCCGTCAACGCCGTGCCCGCCTACGCCGGCGTCCCCATGACCACGACGTCGACCTCGAGCGTCAACGTCGTGCACCCGGCCGGTCGCACCCTGGACTGGTCCCGGCACGCCGACGCCGACGCCACCGTCGTCGTCCTCGGCACCGGGGACGACATCGCCGCCGCCGCCCGCGGCCTGCTCGCCGCCGGCCGGTCCCCGGCCACGCCCGTCGCGCTCACCTCGCACGGCACGACGACCACTCAGACGACGACGACCGCGACCCTCGGCACGCTCGAGGCGGCCGCGACCGTCCTCGACGGCTCACCCACGACGGCCGTCCTCGGCGAGGTCGTCGCCCTGCGCGAGCAGGGCAGCTGGTACGAGACGAAGCCGCTGTTCGGCTGGCGCGTCCTCGTCCCGCGGACCAAGGAGCAGGCCGGCGCCATCACGACCCGCCTGTCCGACCACGGCGCCACCGCCGAGGTCGTGCCCACCATCTCCGTCGAGCCGCCGCGCACGCCGCAGCAGATGGAGAAGGCCGTCAAGGGCCTGGTCACCGGCCGGTACGAGTGGATCGGGTTCACCTCCGTCAACGCCGTCCGCGCCGTGCGGGAGAAGTTCACCGAGTACGGCCTCGACGCCCGCGCGTTCTCCGGCCTCAAGGTCGCCGCCGTCGGCGGGGTCACCGCGGAAGCGTTGCGCGAGTGGGGGATCGAACCCGACCTGTTGCCCGAGACCGAGCAGTCGGCCGCCGGGTTGCTCGAGGCGTGGCCCCCCTACGACGAGGTCCTGGATCCCATCGACCGGGTGTTCCTGCCGCGCGCCGACATCGCCACCGACACCCTCGTGGCGGGGCTGCAGGAGAACGGCTGGGAGGTCGACGACGTCACGGCCTACCGGACCGTGCGCGCCGCGCCGCCCGCCGCGCCCGTGCGCGACGCCATCAAGACGGGCGCGTTCGACGCGGTCGTCTTCACGTCGAGCTCGACGGTGCGCAACCTCGTCGGGATCGCGGGCAAGCCGCACCCCTCGACGGTCGTCGCGTGCATCGGCCCGGCCACGGCCAAGACGGCCGAGGAGCACGGCCTGCGGGTCGACGTCCTCGCCGCCGAGCCGAGCGCCGGTGCCCTCGTCGAGGCGCTCGCGGCCTACGGCCAGGGCCTGCGGGCCGGTGCGCTGGAGGCGGGGGAGCCCGTCCTGCGGCCCAGCCAGAAGAAGTCGTCCGCGCGCCGCCGCGCGCGCTGA
- the hemB gene encoding porphobilinogen synthase encodes MVQLPVRPRRLRSTPAMRRLVTDVHLHPGDLVLPVFVREGITQDQPVRTLPGVVQHTRASLAATAKEAAAAGLGGIMLFGVPERLDATGSGADDPDGILNVALRDVRDAVGDDLVVMADLCLDEFTDHGHCGVLDDRGRVDNDATLERYASMALAQAAAGAHVLGPSGMMDGQIGVLRGVLDSGGYDDVALFAYAVKYASGFYGPFREAVNSQLKGDRRTYQQDPAANVSEALREVRLDLDEGADMVMVKPGLPYLDVLRAVADVADVPVASYQVSGEYAMVEFAAQAGAIDRERVALESLLALRRGGAQIVLSYWALEAAREWLG; translated from the coding sequence GTGGTGCAGCTGCCCGTCCGTCCCCGCCGCCTGCGTTCCACCCCGGCGATGCGCCGGCTGGTGACCGACGTGCACCTGCACCCGGGGGACCTCGTCCTGCCCGTCTTCGTGCGGGAGGGCATCACGCAGGACCAGCCCGTCCGCACGCTGCCGGGCGTCGTGCAGCACACCCGCGCCTCGCTCGCGGCCACGGCGAAGGAGGCCGCGGCGGCCGGGCTCGGCGGGATCATGCTGTTCGGCGTGCCCGAGCGGCTCGACGCGACCGGGTCCGGTGCCGACGACCCCGACGGGATCCTCAACGTCGCGCTGCGGGACGTGCGGGACGCGGTGGGCGACGACCTCGTCGTCATGGCCGACCTGTGCCTGGACGAGTTCACCGACCACGGCCACTGCGGCGTCCTCGACGACCGCGGTCGCGTCGACAACGACGCCACCCTGGAGCGGTACGCCTCGATGGCGCTGGCCCAGGCGGCCGCGGGGGCGCACGTGCTGGGGCCCAGCGGGATGATGGACGGCCAGATCGGCGTGCTGCGCGGCGTCCTGGACTCCGGCGGGTACGACGACGTCGCCCTGTTCGCCTACGCGGTGAAGTACGCGAGCGGGTTCTACGGCCCGTTCCGCGAGGCCGTGAACTCCCAGCTCAAGGGCGACCGCCGCACCTACCAGCAGGACCCGGCCGCGAACGTGTCCGAGGCGCTGCGCGAGGTGCGGCTCGACCTCGACGAGGGCGCCGACATGGTGATGGTCAAACCCGGTCTGCCCTACCTCGACGTGCTGCGCGCGGTCGCGGACGTGGCGGACGTGCCCGTCGCGAGCTACCAGGTGTCGGGGGAGTACGCGATGGTCGAGTTCGCCGCGCAGGCGGGCGCGATCGACCGCGAGCGGGTGGCGTTGGAGTCGCTGCTGGCGCTGCGGCGGGGTGGGGCGCAGATCGTGCTGAGCTACTGGGCGCTGGAGGCGGCGCGGGAGTGGCTGGGCTGA
- a CDS encoding ATP-binding protein produces the protein MVDARLPTLLADLREHRAESGALEAKAARDAVPKDALETLCSFANTPGGGTLLLGIVENQSFDVVGVADAAKTQADVVSWCADRFTPPLRPTVSIETDAGRSVVIVDVEELPRSEKPCYVSAQGMVRGCYLRVGESDRRLTAEEVQQLVAERGQPTFDTEVVPGAAVTDLDEDVVAAYLRRVRARSARAFTGVDDHTVLTMTGVLAVEADGTPRPTIAGLLALGRYPQQFLPQVNTTFVSYPTPAGADDSGGVRFLDNVAADGSIPEMVLAVLTAVQRNSARRAVVQGAGRVDVPDFPETALREVIVNALVHRDLSSGSRGTQVQVEMYPDRLVIKNPGGLFGAVDIAHLGDDGRSSARNARLLRILEDVPLPHGGVVCENRGSGVRTMVAALRRAGMGLPSFTDGVTTFSVKFPNHTLLDDDTIRWLGRLTTDRLRDTQRLALAAMRRGDRLDNSTYRRLTGVTDSRTATYELQDLVARELVEQHGTRRGSSYALSQLARTSGPGGRRPHPDRGRQIVELLQLRRELSKAEVVEELGLGTKTVEHWLRLLKRDGLIETSSPPRSRNTRYRLTSTVTNSSSSI, from the coding sequence GTGGTCGATGCACGTCTGCCGACGCTCCTGGCGGACCTCCGTGAGCACCGAGCGGAGTCAGGCGCCCTCGAGGCCAAAGCCGCTCGCGACGCCGTCCCCAAGGACGCCCTCGAGACGCTCTGCTCCTTCGCCAACACCCCCGGGGGCGGGACGCTGCTGCTCGGCATCGTGGAGAACCAGTCGTTCGACGTCGTGGGGGTGGCCGATGCCGCCAAGACGCAAGCCGATGTCGTCTCCTGGTGCGCCGACCGCTTCACGCCTCCGCTGCGCCCGACCGTGAGCATCGAGACCGACGCCGGACGCTCGGTGGTGATCGTCGACGTCGAGGAGCTCCCCCGCAGCGAGAAGCCGTGCTACGTCTCCGCGCAGGGAATGGTGCGCGGCTGCTACCTGCGTGTCGGGGAGAGCGACCGCCGACTGACCGCCGAGGAAGTGCAGCAACTCGTGGCCGAACGTGGTCAACCCACGTTCGACACGGAGGTCGTGCCCGGCGCAGCGGTCACCGACCTCGATGAGGACGTGGTCGCGGCCTACCTCCGCCGGGTTCGAGCGCGGAGCGCACGAGCCTTCACGGGCGTGGACGACCACACGGTGCTGACCATGACGGGGGTTCTCGCGGTCGAGGCCGACGGGACGCCCCGCCCGACCATCGCCGGTCTCCTGGCCCTGGGGAGGTACCCGCAGCAGTTCCTGCCGCAGGTCAACACGACCTTCGTCAGCTACCCCACACCGGCCGGAGCGGACGACTCCGGCGGGGTCCGGTTCCTGGACAACGTGGCGGCCGACGGCTCGATCCCCGAGATGGTCTTGGCGGTGCTCACCGCCGTCCAGCGCAACTCGGCCCGCCGAGCTGTGGTGCAGGGAGCAGGACGGGTCGACGTCCCCGACTTCCCGGAGACAGCCCTGCGCGAGGTGATCGTCAACGCCCTCGTCCACCGCGACCTCAGCTCTGGATCCCGCGGTACCCAGGTGCAGGTGGAGATGTACCCCGACCGCCTCGTCATCAAGAACCCGGGTGGCCTGTTCGGTGCGGTGGACATCGCGCACCTCGGCGACGACGGCCGCTCGTCGGCCCGCAACGCACGCCTGCTGCGCATCCTCGAGGACGTCCCGCTGCCCCACGGCGGTGTCGTCTGCGAGAACCGGGGCTCCGGGGTGCGGACGATGGTCGCGGCTCTCCGTCGAGCGGGCATGGGACTGCCGTCCTTCACGGACGGGGTGACCACCTTCAGCGTCAAGTTCCCCAACCACACGCTGCTCGACGACGACACCATCCGCTGGCTGGGGCGGTTGACCACTGACCGCCTCCGTGACACCCAACGACTCGCTCTCGCCGCGATGCGACGGGGAGACCGCCTGGACAACAGCACCTACCGGCGACTGACCGGCGTGACCGACAGCCGTACCGCGACGTACGAACTCCAGGACCTCGTCGCACGAGAGCTGGTCGAGCAGCACGGCACCCGCCGGGGGAGTTCCTACGCCCTGTCGCAGCTCGCCCGGACGAGCGGCCCAGGCGGACGACGCCCGCACCCCGATCGCGGCCGGCAGATCGTGGAGCTCCTGCAGCTCCGCCGGGAGCTCAGCAAGGCCGAGGTGGTCGAGGAGCTGGGTCTGGGCACCAAGACCGTCGAGCACTGGTTGCGTCTCCTCAAGAGGGATGGACTCATCGAGACGTCTTCTCCGCCACGAAGCCGGAACACCCGCTACCGCCTCACCAGCACAGTCACCAACTCATCATCCTCGATATGA
- a CDS encoding type I restriction-modification system subunit M, translated as MTQVEGFGDKVGFIWSIADLLRGDYRPHEYGQVILPLTVLRRLDCALAPTKTKVLERDAALTVQNKDRILKGAAKQPFYNTSPLDFTRLLDDHENLAANLLQYASAFSAGTAEVLEKYNFANHVERLDAAGLLYQVVSRFHDVDLGPDAVPNEAMGYIFEELLRRFNEMSNETAGEHFTPREVIKLMVNILFSEDDEALRGSAPVRSMFDPACGTGGMLIGGQEHLHDLNENATLEIFGQELNGETWAMARSDLMIKQQEPESIQLGNSLSADAFGGRTFDYLLANPPFGVDWKRIQKTITDEQANLGMAGRFGVGLPRVSDGSLLFLQHMISKMKPVEKGGSRLAIVFSGSPLFSGGAGSGESEIRKWIIENDWLEAVVGLPDQLFYNTGISTYFWVLTNRKAPERKGKVLLLDARESWTKMRKSLGDKRKYVSDEQIADVTRLYHDALAGDLSDERVRVFANEDFGYQRITVERPLRRRWDVTEEAVAAVEIAKPFLKADIDHDAIRGVLRGLVGTSETTEAGLWKVFWREASAAGLPTLAAPVRKAILAACAVPDPEAEPQLDGKKQVLPDPDLRDNENVPLTEEIGEYVAREVLSHVPDAWVDESKTRVGYEIPFTRFFYEYVPPRPLEEIDAEILQVEVEIQRLLTGVAR; from the coding sequence GTGACGCAGGTCGAAGGCTTCGGGGACAAGGTCGGCTTCATCTGGTCGATCGCCGACCTGCTTCGTGGGGACTACCGGCCCCACGAGTACGGGCAGGTCATCCTGCCGTTGACGGTGCTGCGCCGCCTCGACTGCGCTCTCGCCCCGACGAAGACGAAGGTCCTCGAACGTGACGCCGCGCTCACGGTGCAGAACAAGGACCGCATCCTCAAGGGGGCGGCGAAGCAGCCGTTCTACAACACGAGCCCTCTGGACTTCACCCGTCTCCTCGACGACCACGAGAACCTCGCTGCAAACCTCCTGCAGTACGCCTCGGCGTTCTCGGCGGGCACGGCCGAGGTGCTGGAGAAGTACAACTTCGCCAACCACGTGGAGCGCCTCGACGCGGCGGGGCTCCTGTACCAGGTGGTGAGCCGGTTCCACGACGTGGACCTCGGGCCGGACGCGGTGCCGAACGAGGCGATGGGCTACATCTTCGAGGAACTGCTGCGGCGGTTCAACGAGATGAGCAACGAGACCGCGGGTGAGCACTTCACCCCGCGCGAGGTCATCAAGCTCATGGTCAACATCCTCTTCTCCGAGGACGACGAGGCGCTGCGGGGCAGCGCTCCGGTCCGGTCGATGTTCGACCCCGCGTGCGGCACGGGCGGCATGCTCATCGGCGGGCAGGAGCACCTGCACGACCTGAACGAGAACGCCACCCTGGAGATCTTCGGGCAGGAGCTCAACGGCGAGACGTGGGCCATGGCCCGTTCGGACCTGATGATCAAGCAGCAGGAACCGGAGAGCATCCAGCTGGGCAACAGCCTGTCCGCGGACGCGTTCGGAGGCCGCACGTTCGACTACCTGCTGGCCAACCCGCCGTTCGGGGTCGACTGGAAGCGGATCCAGAAGACCATCACGGACGAGCAGGCCAACCTGGGGATGGCCGGCCGCTTCGGGGTGGGCCTGCCGCGGGTCTCCGACGGCAGCCTGCTGTTCCTGCAGCACATGATCTCGAAGATGAAGCCCGTGGAGAAGGGCGGGAGCCGGCTGGCGATCGTCTTCTCCGGATCCCCCCTGTTCTCCGGCGGCGCCGGGTCGGGGGAGTCGGAGATCCGCAAGTGGATCATCGAGAACGACTGGCTGGAGGCCGTCGTCGGCCTGCCGGACCAGTTGTTCTACAACACCGGGATCTCGACGTACTTCTGGGTCCTGACGAACCGCAAGGCGCCCGAACGCAAGGGCAAGGTCCTGCTGCTGGACGCGCGCGAGTCGTGGACGAAGATGCGCAAGTCCTTGGGCGACAAGCGCAAGTACGTCAGCGACGAGCAGATCGCCGACGTGACCCGGCTCTACCACGACGCGCTGGCGGGCGACCTGAGCGACGAGCGGGTGCGGGTGTTCGCCAACGAGGACTTCGGGTACCAGCGCATCACGGTCGAGCGTCCCCTGCGACGGAGGTGGGACGTGACCGAGGAGGCCGTCGCCGCCGTCGAGATCGCCAAGCCGTTCCTCAAGGCGGACATCGACCACGACGCGATCCGCGGGGTGCTGCGGGGGCTGGTCGGGACCTCCGAGACGACCGAAGCCGGCTTGTGGAAGGTGTTCTGGAGGGAGGCCTCCGCGGCGGGGTTGCCGACCCTCGCGGCGCCGGTGCGCAAGGCGATCCTCGCGGCGTGCGCCGTCCCGGACCCGGAGGCCGAGCCGCAGCTGGACGGCAAGAAGCAGGTGCTGCCCGACCCTGACCTGCGGGACAACGAGAACGTGCCGTTGACCGAGGAGATCGGCGAGTACGTGGCGCGGGAGGTGCTGTCGCACGTGCCGGACGCCTGGGTGGACGAGAGCAAGACGCGGGTGGGATACGAGATCCCGTTCACGCGGTTCTTCTACGAGTACGTGCCGCCACGTCCGCTGGAGGAGATCGACGCGGAAATCCTTCAAGTGGAGGTCGAGATCCAGCGGCTGCTGACGGGGGTGGCGCGATGA